The following are encoded together in the Desulfococcus multivorans genome:
- the rpsF gene encoding 30S ribosomal protein S6, whose protein sequence is MRRYETMVIVESDLPSEKRDPLFERMEETISQHGGMLIARDDWGTRKLAYEIKKKSRGYYLRLDYCGNGGLVSELERFCRIDDRVLKYMTVLLEKDADMAAIKAEMAKAEAAEASSAAEDADAAEATPAQEDAEKPETAEEE, encoded by the coding sequence ATGAGACGGTACGAAACTATGGTCATTGTTGAATCTGACCTGCCCTCGGAAAAGCGGGATCCGCTTTTCGAGAGAATGGAAGAGACCATCTCCCAGCATGGGGGAATGCTGATTGCGCGTGACGATTGGGGGACGCGCAAGCTTGCCTATGAGATCAAGAAAAAGTCACGGGGTTATTATTTGCGGCTCGACTACTGCGGGAATGGTGGATTGGTCAGCGAACTGGAGCGATTCTGCCGGATCGACGATCGTGTTTTGAAATATATGACGGTTTTACTCGAAAAGGATGCCGACATGGCGGCCATAAAAGCCGAAATGGCCAAAGCGGAGGCTGCCGAGGCATCGTCCGCCGCCGAAGATGCCGATGCCGCCGAGGCGACACCTGCCCAAGAGGATGCCGAGAAACCTGAAACCGCGGAGGAGGAATAA
- a CDS encoding methylenetetrahydrofolate reductase, with product MKSGSNLEKVLRAGHFAFTGELGPPRGANADAVREKARYLKGLVDSVNITDNQTAMVRMSSWAASLIAIEEGLEPNYQMVCRDRNRLAMQADVLGASAHGIRNLLCLSGDHQQFGDHPNAKGVFDIDSTQLISTIKKMRDESKFLSGAKIDGAPKIFIGAAANPFAEPFEWRVHRLAKKIEAGADFIQTQCIYNMKKMREWVKMANDMGLTEKVAILAGVTPMKSLGMARYMKNNVPGMDVPDEIIDRLKGCAKGKHAEEGIKMACEQIEEFKEMKGIAGVHLMAIEWEHKVPEIAERAGVLPRPTFNEEPAE from the coding sequence ATGAAATCAGGAAGTAATTTGGAGAAGGTACTGAGAGCCGGGCATTTTGCTTTTACGGGCGAACTCGGACCTCCGCGCGGTGCAAATGCCGATGCCGTCAGAGAAAAAGCCCGTTACCTGAAGGGTCTGGTCGATTCCGTCAATATCACGGACAATCAGACAGCCATGGTTCGGATGTCCAGTTGGGCCGCGTCGCTGATCGCCATAGAGGAAGGTCTCGAACCCAATTACCAGATGGTCTGTCGCGACCGAAACCGGCTCGCCATGCAGGCGGATGTTCTGGGTGCTTCGGCTCACGGCATCCGAAATCTGCTCTGCCTTTCCGGAGATCATCAGCAGTTTGGGGATCATCCCAATGCCAAAGGCGTCTTCGATATCGATTCGACCCAGTTGATTTCAACCATAAAAAAAATGCGCGATGAATCCAAGTTCCTGAGCGGCGCAAAAATTGACGGCGCTCCCAAGATTTTCATCGGAGCCGCAGCAAACCCTTTTGCCGAGCCTTTTGAGTGGAGAGTACATCGACTGGCCAAAAAGATCGAAGCCGGTGCGGATTTTATTCAGACCCAGTGCATTTATAACATGAAAAAAATGCGGGAATGGGTCAAGATGGCCAACGACATGGGATTGACGGAGAAGGTCGCCATCCTCGCGGGGGTTACGCCCATGAAGAGCCTTGGTATGGCCCGATACATGAAAAACAACGTTCCCGGCATGGACGTCCCCGACGAAATCATCGACCGTTTGAAGGGTTGCGCGAAAGGCAAGCACGCCGAAGAGGGCATTAAAATGGCCTGCGAACAGATCGAGGAGTTCAAGGAGATGAAGGGCATCGCCGGTGTCCATCTCATGGCCATCGAATGGGAACACAAGGTTCCAGAAATCGCCGAGAGGGCTGGTGTACTCCCCAGGCCCACCTTTAACGAGGAACCGGCAGAATAG
- a CDS encoding ATP synthase subunit I, producing the protein MNWILLVLSGAAGFFWTSPAFAGGIICGGLIVTVNFHLLYRTLKKAFVPNSLTSHHVILAKYYVRFLVSGLLIFVLIFKHIVNPIGLFIGLSVVVVSITLATLLEFKNLLLKEAV; encoded by the coding sequence ATGAATTGGATACTATTAGTTCTTTCGGGTGCCGCAGGGTTTTTCTGGACATCCCCTGCATTCGCCGGCGGGATTATCTGCGGCGGTCTGATCGTCACCGTCAATTTCCACCTTCTTTACCGAACACTCAAAAAAGCCTTCGTTCCCAACAGTTTGACGTCACATCATGTCATTTTAGCCAAATATTATGTCCGTTTTCTCGTGAGCGGGCTGCTCATTTTTGTGCTCATTTTCAAGCACATCGTGAACCCCATTGGGCTTTTTATCGGGCTGTCGGTCGTCGTTGTCAGTATCACCCTGGCAACCTTGCTTGAATTTAAAAACCTTTTGTTGAAGGAGGCTGTGTAA
- a CDS encoding DUF4390 domain-containing protein: MSRSDVMGQSRYRHIGVACLMAIMLQASPGLALGASIADISVTNSQKDLLLYLKVKDAFTEPIHEAVSSGVPTTFSFFIVLEEIRYFWANRTLSEMTLTHTIKYYNLKKEFTVTRSWEADPSVPLMSFDEAKGRMTRIDGVKVIPLDRLRKGNAYRIRVKAKLSKMTLPFYLRYIMVMASMWEFETDWHAVDFTY, translated from the coding sequence GTGAGCCGATCTGACGTTATGGGGCAGTCGCGATATCGGCACATCGGCGTCGCCTGCCTGATGGCCATCATGCTTCAGGCCTCGCCGGGCCTCGCCCTCGGTGCGAGCATTGCGGATATTTCCGTGACCAACAGCCAAAAGGATCTTCTCCTCTACCTGAAAGTCAAGGACGCTTTTACGGAACCGATCCATGAGGCCGTTTCGAGCGGTGTCCCCACCACCTTTTCGTTTTTTATCGTTCTGGAGGAAATTCGTTATTTTTGGGCCAACCGAACCTTGTCTGAAATGACCCTTACCCACACCATCAAGTATTACAACCTCAAGAAAGAATTTACCGTCACACGCTCCTGGGAAGCGGACCCTTCCGTCCCACTCATGTCGTTTGACGAGGCCAAGGGGCGGATGACCCGGATCGACGGCGTCAAGGTCATTCCCCTGGATCGGCTCAGGAAGGGCAATGCTTACCGCATTCGCGTCAAAGCCAAACTCAGCAAAATGACATTGCCGTTCTATTTGAGATACATCATGGTAATGGCATCCATGTGGGAATTTGAAACCGACTGGCACGCCGTCGACTTTACGTATTAA
- the atpB gene encoding F0F1 ATP synthase subunit A produces MEHPYLFFVKLFEFVGLGHFAHAYPHVIYSWVVMLLLVVLGLLSAKGIAMVPNKMQNFFEIIVAGIEDFMVDITGEEGRWLFPLVATIFLYIFIGNLIGLVPGFFPPTASLNTTLSCALVVVVFTHIIGVKYHGVGYIKHFMGPVWWMIPIIFPIELIGHLARILSLSFRLFGNMMGHELVLGILFALAGAFFAPLPIMALGIFVALVQAFVFFLLSIMYFTGAMEHAH; encoded by the coding sequence GTGGAACATCCCTATCTATTCTTTGTCAAGTTGTTCGAGTTCGTCGGTCTGGGCCATTTTGCCCATGCGTATCCCCATGTGATCTATTCCTGGGTGGTGATGCTTCTGCTGGTCGTCCTGGGCCTTCTGAGTGCCAAAGGTATCGCCATGGTCCCCAACAAAATGCAAAACTTTTTTGAAATCATCGTGGCCGGCATTGAAGACTTCATGGTCGATATTACCGGGGAAGAGGGGCGTTGGCTTTTTCCATTGGTCGCAACGATCTTCCTCTACATCTTTATCGGAAACCTCATCGGTCTTGTCCCCGGTTTCTTTCCCCCGACGGCCAGCCTGAACACCACTCTCTCCTGCGCACTGGTGGTTGTTGTTTTCACCCACATCATCGGTGTAAAATATCACGGCGTCGGTTATATCAAACATTTTATGGGGCCGGTATGGTGGATGATTCCCATCATTTTCCCTATCGAGCTTATTGGGCACCTTGCCAGAATCCTATCGCTTTCCTTCCGACTTTTTGGAAACATGATGGGGCATGAACTGGTGCTGGGGATTCTTTTCGCGTTGGCAGGTGCTTTTTTTGCCCCTCTACCGATCATGGCGCTGGGTATATTTGTCGCGCTGGTTCAGGCATTTGTTTTTTTTCTCCTGTCGATCATGTATTTTACGGGTGCCATGGAGCACGCACATTAA
- a CDS encoding YybS family protein has translation MLPIGRSSVGTELLIGIVVVGLLLFSATHIPVIGFFVSLFIPLLIFFYRLRLGRRIGGIVPVVLGAIMALYLGGASFELLFFFELMVMGYVLGEVLEQRLSVEKTVLLTVGIVMVSGGVCLTVYSAFLGVGTGEMISDYVDRNLQMTMALYQSIGMSEEMIDAVSESLETIRFFLVHVLPALAISSVLFMTWMTLVMAKFVAPRFGLAYPDFGRLNLWRAPEFLIWGVIGSGGILLFADGRLRMAGVNGLIILMTIYFFVGIAIVSYYLEKKQLPLFLRICVYSFIALQQIAFFLVIGIGLFDMWLNFRKLETQKE, from the coding sequence GTGCTGCCAATCGGCAGATCGAGTGTAGGAACGGAACTTCTCATAGGGATAGTGGTTGTCGGCCTGCTTTTATTCAGTGCGACACACATACCAGTGATCGGATTTTTTGTTTCCCTGTTTATCCCGTTGCTGATTTTTTTTTATCGACTTCGGCTGGGTCGACGCATCGGTGGTATTGTCCCCGTCGTACTTGGTGCCATCATGGCGCTTTATCTGGGTGGGGCATCCTTCGAGTTACTCTTCTTTTTCGAACTGATGGTGATGGGATATGTTTTGGGGGAGGTGCTTGAGCAGCGTCTGTCGGTGGAGAAAACCGTACTTTTGACCGTCGGGATCGTGATGGTTTCCGGCGGCGTATGTCTGACGGTATACAGCGCCTTTCTCGGCGTCGGCACTGGTGAGATGATCTCGGATTATGTGGATCGGAATCTCCAGATGACGATGGCACTCTATCAAAGCATCGGAATGTCCGAAGAGATGATTGACGCCGTTTCGGAATCCCTCGAAACGATCCGTTTTTTTCTGGTGCATGTCCTGCCGGCATTGGCGATTTCTTCCGTTCTTTTCATGACATGGATGACCCTTGTCATGGCGAAGTTCGTTGCCCCCCGGTTTGGGCTTGCCTATCCGGATTTCGGGAGACTGAATCTCTGGCGGGCACCGGAATTTCTGATCTGGGGCGTTATCGGAAGCGGCGGTATTCTGCTCTTTGCAGACGGCAGGCTTCGAATGGCAGGCGTCAATGGCCTGATCATTCTGATGACAATCTATTTTTTTGTCGGAATTGCAATCGTCTCCTATTACCTGGAGAAAAAACAACTTCCCCTGTTTTTGCGTATTTGCGTCTACAGCTTCATTGCGCTTCAACAGATTGCGTTTTTCCTGGTGATCGGTATCGGTCTTTTCGACATGTGGCTGAATTTTCGAAAGTTAGAAACCCAAAAAGAGTGA
- a CDS encoding YifB family Mg chelatase-like AAA ATPase yields MLAKVLSSAVIGIDAFIVDVEVDISAGLPSFTTVGLPEASVKESKERVKAAIQNSGYAFPDDRITINLAPADIKKEGTGLDLPIAIGILAAVGLIPKDVLTDYMILGELSLDGRVKPVRGSLPTALTALRAGYAGIMVPRENSLEAAVVQEISVLPVTDLSQVVDFCRGLASIPPVKTCLDTLFSNSEHYPDDFSDVMGQEHVKRALEVAAAGSHNLLMIGPPGSGKTMLARRIPSILPPMTFEESLETTRIFSVIGGLDRGQALVVRRPFRAPHHTISDAGLIGGGRFPRPGEVSLAHNGVLFLDELPEFKKNVLEVLRQPMEDLSVTISRVNSTLTYPASFMLISAMNPCPCGYKGDDAHECHCSPISVERYRSRISGPLLDRIDIHVEVPAVAYKDLTGGTSGESSAVIRRRVSMARAMQTRRFKRTGIHCNAQMGSRQIRRYCTVDEDSETLLETAMRRLGLSARAYNRILKISRTIADLDGSEMIRLDHLSEAIQYRSLDRGKTRT; encoded by the coding sequence GTGCTTGCCAAAGTGTTGAGCAGTGCGGTGATCGGCATTGATGCATTCATAGTGGATGTGGAAGTGGATATCTCGGCGGGCCTGCCGTCTTTTACGACGGTCGGACTGCCCGAAGCCTCGGTCAAGGAAAGTAAGGAGCGGGTCAAAGCCGCCATTCAGAACTCCGGGTATGCCTTTCCGGACGATCGGATCACCATCAATCTCGCTCCCGCCGACATCAAAAAAGAAGGTACGGGTCTCGACCTTCCCATCGCTATAGGCATCCTGGCCGCTGTCGGTCTGATCCCAAAAGACGTTTTGACTGACTACATGATCCTGGGCGAACTCTCCCTGGACGGCCGGGTCAAACCCGTTCGGGGGTCACTGCCCACGGCCCTGACCGCCTTGCGAGCCGGATATGCCGGAATTATGGTTCCCAGGGAGAACAGTCTTGAAGCCGCGGTAGTTCAGGAAATATCGGTTCTGCCCGTCACGGATCTGTCCCAAGTGGTGGATTTCTGTCGGGGATTGGCTTCCATCCCGCCCGTGAAGACGTGTCTTGATACGCTGTTTTCGAATTCGGAGCATTACCCGGATGATTTTTCCGACGTCATGGGGCAGGAGCATGTCAAGCGGGCGCTGGAGGTGGCTGCGGCCGGATCTCACAACCTTCTGATGATCGGCCCCCCCGGATCGGGAAAGACCATGCTGGCCCGCCGGATTCCGTCTATATTGCCGCCCATGACCTTTGAAGAATCCCTTGAGACTACCCGGATATTCAGTGTCATCGGTGGGCTGGATAGAGGACAGGCCCTGGTTGTCCGTCGACCTTTTCGGGCGCCCCACCATACGATATCCGATGCCGGCTTGATTGGTGGGGGGCGTTTTCCTCGACCGGGCGAGGTAAGCCTGGCCCACAACGGCGTTCTGTTTCTCGACGAATTACCGGAATTCAAGAAAAATGTGCTGGAAGTGCTTCGCCAGCCCATGGAAGATCTTTCGGTCACCATCTCGAGGGTGAATTCGACCCTGACGTACCCCGCAAGCTTCATGCTCATATCGGCCATGAATCCTTGCCCGTGCGGATACAAGGGGGATGATGCCCATGAATGCCATTGCTCTCCGATTTCCGTCGAACGTTATCGGTCGCGGATTTCAGGACCTCTCCTGGACCGGATCGATATTCACGTGGAGGTGCCTGCCGTGGCTTACAAAGACCTCACCGGCGGCACTTCAGGCGAGTCTTCGGCCGTCATACGACGGCGGGTTTCCATGGCGCGCGCCATGCAGACGCGGCGATTCAAGCGGACCGGCATCCATTGCAACGCCCAGATGGGCAGCCGGCAGATCCGCCGGTATTGTACCGTCGACGAAGATTCCGAAACCCTCCTGGAAACGGCTATGCGTCGATTGGGCCTTTCAGCCCGGGCCTACAACCGTATCCTCAAGATCAGTCGAACCATCGCCGATCTGGATGGATCGGAGATGATACGGCTCGATCATCTTTCAGAAGCCATCCAGTATCGAAGTCTTGATCGGGGGAAAACCCGAACCTGA
- a CDS encoding DUF3108 domain-containing protein, with translation MGILFRGAVVLVILIVVPLTAGAMPPDTAVGYDSAITETISFFPGERLSYALRWEFILAGEATLEVLPNDVVDDRPVRHFALTVRSNAVLDKIYKVRDRIDAYTDLRLSRSVLYRKKQKEGRRERDIVVRFDWENQTAVYTNSGRSKAPVALMPGTFDPLSAFYFVRASDLSPGRIIERPVSDGKKCVRGSAEVLERETIRVNGRTYETLRLEPELRHVGGVFEKSPDAKIELWVSADRRHIPVRIRSRVAVGRFVAELMSDSTETDSDWIQ, from the coding sequence ATGGGGATTCTCTTTCGGGGAGCCGTTGTCCTCGTCATCCTGATCGTCGTTCCGCTTACGGCAGGAGCGATGCCGCCGGATACGGCCGTTGGGTACGATTCAGCCATAACGGAAACAATATCGTTTTTTCCGGGTGAACGTCTCAGTTACGCGCTCAGATGGGAATTTATCCTCGCCGGTGAAGCCACGCTGGAAGTTCTGCCCAATGATGTCGTAGACGATCGACCTGTGCGTCATTTCGCTCTGACTGTCAGGTCCAACGCCGTTCTGGATAAGATCTACAAAGTCCGCGATCGTATCGATGCCTATACCGACCTGAGGTTGAGCCGGTCGGTTCTGTATCGAAAGAAACAGAAGGAGGGACGACGCGAGCGGGATATCGTTGTTCGTTTTGACTGGGAAAATCAGACGGCGGTTTATACCAATTCCGGTCGTTCGAAGGCGCCTGTGGCGTTGATGCCCGGTACCTTCGACCCGTTGTCCGCGTTTTATTTTGTCCGTGCATCCGATCTGTCGCCCGGAAGGATTATCGAGCGTCCGGTGAGCGACGGCAAGAAATGCGTTCGCGGCAGCGCCGAGGTGCTTGAACGGGAAACCATACGGGTGAATGGGAGGACTTACGAAACCCTTCGGCTGGAACCCGAGCTGAGACACGTGGGCGGTGTCTTCGAAAAGAGCCCGGATGCCAAGATCGAGTTGTGGGTGTCCGCCGATCGTCGGCATATCCCTGTCCGGATCAGGAGCAGGGTGGCGGTGGGCCGTTTCGTAGCGGAACTCATGTCCGATTCGACTGAAACCGATTCCGACTGGATTCAATAG
- the rpsR gene encoding 30S ribosomal protein S18, with protein MAFQRKRNAKGGRRKKRIFHRRKVCRFCADSSLAIDYKEPKTLRMFTTERGKIIPRRISGTCATHQRKLTESIKRARSIALLPYVGTVDL; from the coding sequence ATGGCCTTTCAACGTAAACGGAACGCCAAGGGTGGTCGAAGAAAAAAGCGGATTTTTCATCGCCGCAAAGTCTGTCGTTTTTGCGCTGACAGCAGTCTTGCCATCGATTACAAGGAACCGAAGACGCTCAGAATGTTCACGACAGAGCGTGGGAAGATCATTCCTCGCAGAATTTCAGGTACCTGTGCCACCCATCAACGCAAATTGACCGAATCGATTAAACGGGCGCGTTCCATCGCGCTGTTGCCTTACGTCGGTACGGTCGATCTGTAA
- the atpE gene encoding ATP synthase F0 subunit C, translating to MEAQALQFFIACVTAAGFGIAVAAFGCGIGQGLGLKAAVEGIARNPESSGKVTVTMLIGLAMIESLCIYALVIALILIYAHPQAAAIAGLFAK from the coding sequence ATGGAAGCTCAGGCATTACAATTTTTTATCGCATGTGTGACTGCGGCGGGTTTTGGGATTGCAGTAGCAGCTTTTGGTTGCGGTATCGGCCAGGGTCTTGGCTTGAAGGCTGCGGTCGAGGGTATCGCCAGAAATCCCGAATCTTCCGGTAAGGTGACCGTTACCATGCTGATCGGCCTGGCCATGATCGAGTCTTTGTGTATTTATGCTTTGGTCATCGCACTGATCCTGATCTATGCGCATCCGCAGGCTGCTGCTATTGCAGGGTTGTTTGCCAAGTAA
- a CDS encoding AtpZ/AtpI family protein: MDKKNLRYLRELAYYSSIGLSVALSIFIGLGIGVYLDGRYSTNPWLTLICLGLGIAAGYRNIGLAIKKSRKF, from the coding sequence ATGGATAAGAAAAATTTACGGTACCTCAGAGAACTCGCATATTACAGCAGCATTGGTCTGTCGGTCGCTCTCTCCATCTTTATCGGATTGGGAATCGGCGTCTACCTTGACGGCCGATACAGCACGAATCCCTGGCTAACGTTGATATGCTTGGGGTTGGGCATCGCAGCAGGCTATCGAAACATCGGGTTGGCTATCAAGAAGAGTCGGAAATTCTAA
- a CDS encoding dihydroorotate dehydrogenase electron transfer subunit, with protein MNQEYVRVLWNKIECSGYYRMGMTCPPDYERARPGQFVMVRVAERMDPMLRRPFSIHRLITSDAGTVEGIEILYKVVGTGTAHLSTLKEGDGLNLLGPLGRHFSLPERSGHIFIVCGGIGVAPMYFLTETLKKKGIDISRCVVFIGGRSKDDLLCMNDFFSIGVQTVTITTDDGTAGGKEMVTGPLERAILAQRPDMIYACGPLAMLRTTSRISRQYGVSCEISIETMMGCGIGACLGCAVESSGDSGTYFHACIDGPVFNALDIII; from the coding sequence ATGAACCAGGAATATGTTCGGGTACTGTGGAATAAGATCGAATGTTCCGGGTACTACCGGATGGGGATGACGTGTCCACCCGACTACGAACGGGCCAGGCCCGGACAGTTCGTCATGGTTCGGGTGGCGGAGCGGATGGATCCCATGCTCCGACGACCCTTTTCCATACACCGCCTGATCACTTCTGATGCGGGGACGGTTGAGGGAATCGAAATCCTGTACAAGGTGGTCGGGACAGGAACGGCGCATCTCTCGACGCTCAAGGAGGGCGACGGACTGAATCTTCTGGGGCCCCTGGGCCGTCATTTCAGCCTTCCCGAAAGATCCGGGCACATTTTTATCGTATGCGGAGGGATCGGTGTCGCGCCGATGTACTTTTTGACGGAAACCCTCAAAAAAAAGGGGATTGACATTTCCCGTTGTGTAGTATTTATCGGGGGGCGCTCCAAGGACGATTTGCTCTGCATGAACGATTTCTTCTCCATTGGGGTTCAAACGGTCACCATCACAACCGATGACGGCACGGCCGGAGGAAAGGAGATGGTGACCGGACCCCTCGAGCGAGCGATTCTGGCGCAACGTCCTGACATGATCTATGCCTGTGGACCGCTCGCGATGCTGAGGACGACGAGCCGTATATCGCGGCAATACGGCGTCTCCTGCGAAATTTCCATTGAAACCATGATGGGCTGTGGCATAGGCGCCTGTCTGGGCTGTGCGGTGGAATCGTCGGGCGATTCCGGAACATATTTCCATGCCTGTATCGATGGGCCGGTTTTTAATGCGTTGGACATCATCATATGA
- the lpxC gene encoding UDP-3-O-acyl-N-acetylglucosamine deacetylase yields MIQTRQQTLAKMVFCSGMGVHSGKIVNMTIHPAPINHGIQFVRKDLTGSPRISAHFNQVVDTSLATVIGSEGCIVSTIEHLMATFAGLSIDNALVELDSYEVPIMDGSAGPFTRLVRSAGTTAQSGPKCYFVIKKPIAIESEGKSVSVYPEPTTRITCTIEFPHPMIKRQTYSIEVTPDRFEKEISPARTFGFLHEVEYMKRYGLARGGSLDNAVVIGDNGVVNEGGLRFPDEFVRHKILDCIGDFSLLGLPIIGHIVTHRSGHAFNHAFLKTLFSRKESWETITINNADDITRLQGPIGFRSEPI; encoded by the coding sequence TTGATACAAACCCGTCAGCAAACGCTGGCCAAAATGGTTTTCTGTTCCGGGATGGGCGTACATTCCGGAAAAATCGTCAACATGACCATTCATCCGGCTCCGATCAACCACGGTATTCAATTCGTTCGAAAAGACTTGACAGGCAGTCCAAGGATATCAGCCCATTTCAATCAGGTCGTGGATACCAGTCTGGCCACGGTCATCGGCTCGGAGGGATGCATCGTCTCCACCATCGAACACCTCATGGCGACATTTGCGGGGCTCTCCATCGACAACGCCCTGGTTGAGCTCGATTCCTATGAAGTCCCCATCATGGACGGCAGCGCCGGGCCTTTTACCCGGCTCGTACGTTCGGCAGGAACAACGGCCCAGTCCGGTCCCAAGTGCTATTTCGTCATCAAAAAGCCGATAGCGATTGAATCGGAGGGGAAATCCGTCTCGGTTTACCCCGAACCCACAACCCGAATTACCTGTACCATCGAATTTCCGCACCCCATGATCAAGCGACAGACCTACTCCATCGAGGTGACGCCGGATCGCTTCGAAAAAGAAATCAGTCCGGCCCGAACCTTCGGTTTTCTGCATGAAGTCGAATATATGAAACGATATGGCCTCGCTCGGGGGGGATCTCTCGACAATGCCGTCGTCATCGGCGATAACGGCGTCGTCAACGAAGGCGGTCTGCGATTTCCAGACGAGTTCGTGCGGCACAAAATTCTTGACTGTATCGGCGATTTCTCTCTTCTGGGGCTTCCCATCATAGGCCACATCGTGACCCATCGGTCCGGCCATGCTTTCAACCACGCCTTTCTCAAAACTCTTTTCAGTCGGAAGGAATCCTGGGAAACGATCACCATCAACAACGCCGACGACATCACCCGGCTTCAGGGTCCCATTGGTTTCCGGAGTGAGCCGATCTGA
- the rplI gene encoding 50S ribosomal protein L9, protein MKVILTETIETLGIIGSEVNVAKGYARNYLLPQEKAVLSTPANRKRLEFEKKRFEIQIAKEKAFAEEMAKRLEGVACTIAAKVSDEDRLYGSVTVRDIVDALSRQGIDIRKQMVLLPESIKNLGTYNVPVRVYKGVEPEITVEVVPEEQSD, encoded by the coding sequence ATGAAAGTCATTCTGACAGAAACCATTGAAACATTGGGTATCATCGGCAGCGAGGTCAATGTTGCCAAAGGGTACGCGAGAAATTATCTTTTACCGCAGGAAAAGGCCGTTCTGTCCACCCCAGCCAACCGAAAGCGCCTGGAGTTCGAAAAAAAGCGTTTCGAGATTCAGATCGCCAAAGAAAAGGCATTTGCGGAGGAAATGGCCAAGCGGCTCGAAGGGGTTGCTTGTACGATCGCCGCCAAGGTCAGCGACGAAGATCGTCTTTATGGGTCGGTCACAGTGAGGGACATTGTCGATGCCCTTTCCAGACAAGGGATTGATATCCGCAAGCAGATGGTCCTGCTGCCCGAATCCATCAAAAATCTCGGCACCTACAACGTGCCTGTCCGGGTTTACAAAGGGGTTGAACCTGAGATAACCGTAGAAGTCGTGCCCGAGGAACAGTCGGATTAG